In Toxotes jaculatrix isolate fToxJac2 chromosome 12, fToxJac2.pri, whole genome shotgun sequence, the following are encoded in one genomic region:
- the LOC121191030 gene encoding CAAX prenyl protease 2-like, which translates to MLEPGNGLIRQAEHAHTRCWVCVLSCFLLACVYVGSLYVWRSSLPRDHPSVIKRRCASVLVVSALSPAAVKAWMHWADIRVDVSLWELMGVRMEGFVPAVILPLLLTMVFYLGPLVHSALDNPDDFTMEVQSSLDVHSWRLCLGDAVWLRNQVVAPVTEELVFRGAMLPMLVPCTGPTAAVFVAPLFFGVAHFHHIIEQRRLHKDSMSVILLVAGMQFLYTAVFGAFTAFIFMRTGHIVGPVLCHSFCNSQGLPDISSALQHPQRTALLFAYVMGALLFLVLLFPLTDPFFYGAIPVCSLAPAPPSVC; encoded by the exons ATGCTGGAACCAGGTAATGGTCTCATAAGGCAGGCGGAGCACGCCCATACAAGGTGTtgggtgtgtgtgctgagctgcTTTCTGCTCGCCTGTGTGTACGTCGGCAGTTTGTACGTCTGGAGAAGCAGCTTACCCAG ggacCATCCTAGTGTGATAAAGCGTCGCTGTGCCAGTGTGCTGGTGGTCTCTGCATTGTCACCTGCAGCAGTGAAGGCATGGATGCACTGGGCCGATATCAGG GTGGATGTGTCCTTGTGGGAGTTGATGGGAGTTCGTATGGAGGGTTTTGTTCCTGCAGTTATACTGCCACTGCTACTAACCAtg GTTTTCTATCTTGGTCCACTGGTTCATTCTGCGTTGGACAATCCTGATGACTTCACTATGGAAGTGCAGTCTTCACTGG ATGTTCACTCATGGAGGTTATGTTTAGGAGACGCTGTGTGGCTCAGGAACCAGGTGGTGGCACCAGTGACAGAGGAGCTGGTCTTCAGAGGAGCCATGCTGCCCATGCTGGTGCCCTGTACAGGACCCACAGCTGCCGTCTTTGTAGCTCCACTGTTCTTTGGTGTTG CTCATTTCCACCATATCATAGAGCAACGGCGTCTCCACAAGGATAGTATGAGTGTCATTCTCCTGGTGGCAG GGATGCAGTTCTTGTACACAGCTGTGTTTGGTGCCTTTACTGCCTTTATATTCATGAGAACTG GTCATATTGTGGGTCCAGTTTTGTGCCATTCATTCTGTAACAGTCAGGGCCTGCCTGATATAAGCTCTGCCCTCCAACACCCTCAACGCACAGCTCTGCTTTTCGCATATGTGATGGGAGCCCTGCTGTTTCTGGTGCTACTCTTCCCACTGACAGACCCCTTCTTCTATGGTGCCATCCCTGTCTGCAGCCTGGCTCCAGcccctccttctgtttgttag